The nucleotide sequence ACAAGGACAATTCCTCAACTGTTGGCATTCTTGGCGTTCCCAATGCAGTGCCTAGATTCATATTGATGCCTGGAAACAGCCTGCGTTTCGTTTTGATGGAAAAGATAATACTTTATTACTACGATAATGTATTTGACCTTTACAGCGTCGATAATAAATGCATTATATCGGTAACTCGAAATGCAGATATCAGTCCTGAAGATGAAGCTTTTGATTTCGATGAAGATTTTAGATCTCATATGAAGCAAATATTGAAAAAGAGATCTAAGCTCGCTCCTGTAAGGTTGGAGGTAGAAGGCACTCTTGATAAAAAGCTTGGAAATTATCTCATTAGCAGGCTTGAAATTAAAGATGAACAAATATTTTTCAGCAAATCGCCGTTGATATTGGATTATGCTTTTAGCATGGGGGAAACACTATCGGCATCGGCGAAACGTGGCCTTGAATACCCTCCTTTCGAACCCCAGTATCCGTCCTCTTTAAAGCGCCGGGAAAGCATCATAAGCCAAGTCTTAAGAAAAGACCTTTTGCTGTTTTTCCCTTACGAAGACATCGAGCCATTTATTCAGCTTCTAAAGGAAAGCGTCACATCAAAAATTGTGAAGTCTATAAAAATAACCCTTTACCGTCTTGCTTCTCGCTCTAAAATAATAGAATATCTATGTGAAGCAGCAGAAAATGGAAAAGATGTCACAGTTCTTATAGAGCTTAGAGCACGCTTTGACGAAAAGAACAATATAGAATGGGCAGAGAGGCTTGAAGACTCGGGGTGCAAAGTCATTTACGGATTTGAAGAATATAAGGTTCATTCAAAGATTTGTCTCATCACCTGCATGGAGAGAGATAAAATCAGCTATATCACTCAAATTGGAACGGGAAATTACAATGAAAAAACCGCCAAATTATATACAGATCTATCTTTGATCACATCAAATATAGAAATAGGAAAAGACGCCGTCAATTTCTTCAAAAACATGTCCATAGGGAATTTAGAAGGTATTTATTTTAAATTGATGGTAGCTCCTTCATCTTATAAATGTAAGATAATTGATCATATCGACGAAGAAATCGCCAAGGCTAGGCGAGGGGAAAATGCCCGTCTGATTTTTAAGGCAAACTCGCTTACTGAACGAAACATTATCGACAAGCTGTCAGAGGCTTCTATCGCAGGAGTAAAAATCGATTTGATAATCAGAGGAATCTGCTGCATTTTACCGGGTATCAAGGGGAAAACGGAAAATATAACCGTCACAAGCATAGTAGGCAGGTTTTTGGAGCATCCTAGGATTTATTGCTTTGGAAGAGGGAAAGATGCCAAGATATATATATCCTCTGCCGACCTTATGACACGAAATATGAACCGCAGAGTGGAGATTTCCTGTCCTATTCTGGACCAGGATAACAAAAAGAGGATACTTCATATATTGGATGTAATGCTGAATGATAATACCAAAGCACGTCTGATGTTAAGTGACGGAACATATACAAAAAAACCTAGGACTGAGAAAAAGCCGTTAAATAGCCAAAAACACTTCATCAGGGAGGCTATGCTTTTAAGCATAATAAATAATCACAATAAATCTGCTCCCTCCTTGAAATCCACCCTTAAAAAGAAAATAATAAAAGGAATCGCTAAAATTTTAAATAGATTTTGATCATGGAATATAAAAACCGCTATTGATGTGATAACAATAGCGGTTGAGATTATTATTTTATTTTAATTATATTTTTCTCCATGCACTTTACGTATCTTCCCACGGACAAAACCTCAATCTTTTCACCTGTCAAGAATACAATTGGTGATTTAAGGGATTTGCCTTTTTCAAGGATTTTTTCCTTATCGACTTTCACGATCACATCTCCCTGCTTGATGCGATCTCCTTGAGCGACGCACAGCTCAAAGCCTTCCCCTTCAAGCTCGACAGTGTCCATGCCTATGTGAATCAAATATTCCATGTTGTCATTTTTTATGCCTATTGCATGTCCTGTCGGAAATGCCATAATAACTTCTCCATCAGTAGGCGCTTTAACATCAACTCCATTAAAATCTATGGCAAATCCATCCCCCATCGACCTCGTTGAAAAAACTTCATCTTCAACCTGATCAATTCTCATCAATTCACCCTCCATGGGTGAAAAAAAATCTTTTCTTTTAAGTATTTTTTTAAACATACGATTCGTTTGAGCCGTCAAGCCAAACTTCCTCCTTTGATTTTTTAAATTTATACTAAGCCATTTGCATTGCGATCAGAAATCAAGCTTTCAAAGTCATCCCTTACTTGTGGCACTGAAAGACCTACTATAACCTGAATCGCATTCCCGTTTCTGACAACTCCATGTGCTCCAGCTTCTTTGAAGTAATTGTCTGATAGAAGCTTTGATCCATCATTAACAGAAACTCTCAATCTCGTAGCACAATTCGTTACATCTACGATGTTTTCCGCTCCACCTAGTGCCTCTAAAAACGCTTGAGCTTGTGAGGGCTTGCTGTTTGCGGCCCCAGAAGAAGACTTTTTAGCCTTGTAATCTGCTTTGGAGTACAGCTTTGTCTCGTCTGTGTCTTTTTCCCTTCCCGGAGTAGCAAGATCAAACTTCAGTATAGCAAATCTGAATGAAAAGAAGTAGATCACCGTAAATATCAACCCTATTATGATCTGAATAATATAAGTGGAAGAATGATAGTTAAACAACGGCATCCAATTTTGTGCCAACCATTCTATTAGTCCTCCTCCAAAGTTACCGACTACTCCAAATGTATATGAAACTGCGGCCAAAGTAGCGGCCAGTACGGAGTGAAGGGCAAAAAGTGCCGGTGCAATAAACAAGAATGTAAATTCCAGAGGTTCGGTTATCCCTGCAAGAACTGCTGTCAATGTAGCGGGTATAAGAAGACCTGCGACTATTTTTTTCTTCTCAGGTTTGGCTGTAGAATATATTGCTAGCGCAATCCCCGTACAACCGAATACTTTTGATAGACCATGCAACGCAAATCCACCTTCCGGAAACATTTCTTTTAAGCTCATTGCAGATGTGGCAAATGACGACAGATTTTGCGTCCATTCTGCATATATTCCGCTTTCAACAACTGCCGGACCAAAAAGAAACGGTCCGTAAACAAAGTGATGAAGCCCCGTTGGAATTAATATTCTCTCTAAAAAAGTGTACAACCAAACTCCGAATACCCCAGTTGATGTTAAAAATCCCTGCATTGAAGCAATTCCTGCTTGTATTTGCGGCCAAACAAAGCTTATTAAAAGGGCTGTAGGAATCATAAGAAAAAATCCGATTATGACTACAAACGAAGATCCTTGAAATATCCCTAAAAAATCAGGTAGCTTAGTATCAAAAAACTTATTATGCAAATATACTGCGATGGCTGCTATAAATATAGCTCCGATCATCCCGGTATCTAATGTTTTTATTCCGGCTATGAGCGCAAGTCCACTGACGCCACCCACTTCCAAAGAATAGTCTACATTAAAGGTCGGTCCCCATAATTGAAGCAAGGCGCTTATAAAGTAGTTGAATGTCAAATATATTACCAAAGACTCAAGACAAGCTCGTGCTTGTGCCTTTTTAGCCAAAGCTATGGGAAGACCCACCACGAACAATAGTGGAAGCTGTCTGAACACTGTCCAGCCGCCTTCCTCGACGACAAACCAAAATTTATACCACATGCCGTCGGGGTGGGCTATGGGGCCCATTATGTCCTGATTTTTAAACAATATAGTCAACCCTACAGTTATTCCTGCAAAAGCAAACAGGAGAACCGGTACAAACATCGCTGCACCAAACCTTTGAATTTTTTGTTTCATAATTAATCACTCCATCTATAATTAGTGTTTGCCTATTACTCTAATTCAATTCAGGCCAATATTCTTTATTTGCTTCAATTAAATCGTCAAGTATTTTCTTGGCAATTGATGCACTAGGTACCGTTTTGGATAAAGTCATAGCTTGCCACAATTTTTGATAGCTTCCTGTTATCCAGGCATCGACTACCAGCTTTTCTACAGAAACCTGCTGCTCCATCAATCCCTTTTGAAATTGTGGAATTTTCCCCATGCTCAGTTTTTCATAACCTTCACTTCCCACCAGACAAGGGATTTCTACCATGCCGGTTGAATCGAAGTTTTCAATCGCCCCTTCGTTCTCCACTATAAGCAGCATTCTTTCCTTTGTATTAAATGCTATGGCTCTAGCCAAATCTACTATGTAGCTTGCATGTTCATCGGGATGAAAATTGCAGTCCTTTGCAGTCCCTTTGTCTATTATATCCTGTGCTGCTTTAAATACTGTTTTCTCTCTTCCTTCCATGACTTCATTTGCTCTGGAAAACTCTATGTCTGAATGCTCGACGACGTAGTCCTGAAACAGATAATATTTTAGATATGTGTTAGGCAATGTGTCCGGGTCCAAAGCAAATACATCCTTTGCCTTGTGAAATGTGTCATTCCAGCTAGCGTCAACATGCTGGTGGTGACCCATATCGAATGTGTATCCATATTTTGCCACATGCTCTTTGATTTTTGGCATTAAATCATTTCCCTGTTTATCTCTTATGCTATTCCACCAGCCAAAGTGGTTTAGTCCATAATATCTGACATCCATTTCTTTTCTGGAATTCAAGCCTGCAATCCTGGCCATGAGCTCTTCTATACCAACAGGCATATCACATATATTGAGCACTCTTGAATCAGGTCTCAGTCTTCTCGTAGCTTCAGCTACGATTGCTGCCGGGTTGGAGTAGTTAAGCATCCACGCATTTGGTGAATATTTTTCCATAAAATCTATGATTTCGAGTATTCCTCCTATGGATCTCATTCCGTATGCTATTCCCCCAGGTCCACAGGTTTCTTGACCTAATACTTTATATCTTAGTGGAATTTTTTCATCCAATTCACGCATTGCATACTTTCCGACTCTTATATGAGCCATTACGAAGTCGATATCAGTAAAGGCTTCTTCGGGATCTGTAGTATAGCTGAACTTGATTTGCGGTGCCCTTTCCTTTAGAAGTATCTCACAAGCCTTTCCTATTACTTCCTGTCGGTCACCATCATTATCGTAGAATTTTATTTGACGTATCGGGAATTTGTCAAGATTGTCCAGCAACATAATTACTATTCCGGGTGTGAAAGTGCTACCCCCACCTGCTATTGTAATTGAGCTTGATTTCATATAAAACTTCCTTTCGATTTCTAATCTAATTGTTTACCGGTTTGATCAGCGCGCTTGTTATGTGTTTATAGTAATTGTTTACATCCACAATTTCAATACTTTCCACGCATCGTGTTCCTTTAATCCAACAAGTTGAATTGATATGGTGTTATATATATTTTTTCAGTGCTCAAGCTTGCTAGGGTATTGTCTTTAAGTCTTGTTATCGAAATAAAAGGTATCTCCCTTAATTTCAGCTCTCTGGCCATCTTTATGACTTGCTGGGATTCTCCATCCAAAGAAACGATGATGAACAGGTCGTCCTTGGTTAGCTTTTTGGACAGCAGATTGAATTCGGCATTTCCTTCAAGTATATAAATTAGGTCTCCTCCGTTTACAAAAAGCCTTTTGATTTCATTTACAACATTTTTTTGGACAAAACCAGACCCATATCCAATTATCCTTTTGGCTTTGTAAATAAGCCTGCAGACTGATGTAAAATCCTTATCTGCCATCTCCTCAGCGACTCTTTTATAAAGACCTAGCAAAGCTTTTACTTCATCAATTTTTTCTTCTTTTTGATCGCCTGCTTCCATTTTTAAAATTGCTTTTAATTCACTGTAACCGTCTAAGGATATCTTCTTTGCAAAACGAAGTATCGTTGTTCTCGATACACAGCAATGATCTGCCATTTCATAGATAGACATGGTCTTGCATTTTTCTTTATTGTTATATATGAACTGCCAGACCTGAAGATCTGTTTGATTTAATTGCTGCCGGTATTCGTTAACAAGTTCTTCAAGCTTCATGTTGCACCACCGCTTCCAAATGAATTTGCTCATACCTTATTATACTACATTTTTTCAGCGTTAGCGCTTCACATTTTGATAAGTTGAAACACCTTAGTTCTCTCCAAAGCTTTTATAATCAATACTGAAATTGTGCTTCCTGCAATCGAGCTTACTCCAAAGGGAATCACAAATGCGAACAGGGCTACCTCCCTGCCCATTAATAATGCGGCTACAGGGTAGGAAGCAAGCGCTCCGAATAAACCGGTCCCAACAACTTCACCTAAAAATGCGTGGGTCATCTTTCTGCTTTTCATGTACAAAACACCACACATCATAGCTCCTATCATGCTCCCCGGGAAGGCAAGAAGGCTCCCGGTACCCATTGAAATGCGAATCAGAGATGTTGCAAATGCAACCCCCACTCCATATACGGGTCCCAGTATTACTCCAGATAAAACATTGACCATATGCTGTATGGGAAAGCACTTTGCGGCTCCCACAGGAATAAAGAATCCGGACAATGATACAGCTAGTGCAACAAAAAGACCTGCTAATGATAATTTTTTGATGTTCATTTAAATCCTCCTTAAATTTAATATATAAAAAGAGACCTGCGCAAAGCAGATCTCAATAAACAGCAAGCTATGAGTCCCACGTTGGCATTATCCAAATCAGGTTTTTAGGGTCGAGACAGCATTTAGTCTCCTCTCAGCCTGCATGCGCAAGCTCCCCATTATGTATGATTAAAAGTTTTGTTACTAATCTAGTCAGTATATGTCATCTGAATAATCGGATCTGTTTTTGCATTCCTCAGTGAGAATCCCAAGATATTTTGCAAGCAGAGGCGCATACGACAGAGCAAAAACAGTACTTGCACAGGCCATCACCTTTTTTCTCTGGGACTGAGGCACTGCCATTCCCATAAGGACTCCCATGGAGCATAACGAAAGCTTTAAAAGCCCTATATCTACAACAGTCATCTGATCTTTGTACTTTTGAGCATATTTCAGCATACCTTTCACTATAGACTACCTCCTCTGATTTTCTTTCAAGTCAGCAATACTACTTACAGGTTAAATTCATTATAACAAATTAACCATTTACATACAATGGCAAACATCAGTTTCTTTTCTTCTGGTAGGGGTACTAATTATTTAAATAATAAAGAGGGTGATAAACATGAAAAATTTAAAAAAGCATATCATATCATTTCTCTTGCCTATAGTCGTATGCATCGCAGTTCCCTTGGTTATTATTTTCTTTGAAATAAGTGCTGTGGGCGATTCTCTTTTCAACCAAAACAAAGCAGTTCTATTATTGGGTATTATACTGCTTTTAGTCAGCTGCATTTGTTTTTTTATTATCGTTAAGTTTTTTATTTCCGTTAGCAGAAGCACGATTATGCCTTGGAATCCTTCTCAAAGACTTATTATGACAGGACCATATGCCTATGTTAGAAATCCGATGATATTAAGCGTAATCACGGTATTGCTGGGATATTCTCTTGTTTTCGCTTCAATGAGGATATTTGCCTTCTGCTTTGTATTTTTCATAGTCAACAACTTATATTTCTCTTTATTTGAAGAGCCTGATCTCTTAAAGCGTTTCGGCAAAGATTACGACCATTATAAAAAAAATGTTCCCAGGTGGATTCCAAGAGCAAAGCCTTGGAATCCACCTGGGAACAATGATTAATAGCTATTAAATTCAGTAGGCTCTTCTTCCACTGATGTATTTTGCTCTCCAATACGCTGTATTAATAGACGTTATCTCAACTCTTCTTCCTGGCCTGGGTGAGTGAATCATGTTGCCGTTTCCTACGTAAATACCCACATGACCTGAAAAAACAACTAAATCTCCGGGCATCAAATCGCTTTTCGCAACGAATCCTCCGACGCTTCTCTGCCCTCCGCTGGTTCTAGGGAGACCTATTCCCAATTGTCTGAATACATACTGTGTGAAACCGGAACAATCGAAACCAGCTGGCGTCGACCCTCCACTTCTATATGGAGTTCCCAGGTACTGTCTTGCAGTTGCTACTATTGAAGAACCCAGGTTAGACTTGTATGATGAAGCTGAAGTTGATCTCGAAGCAGTTACCACTGGTCTTGATTTGGTGCCTTCAAGCACTATCTTGGCAATTGGTTCCGCGATTACCTTTTCATTTATAACCTTTGATTTTTCCGCTACTCCATTTACGTATAAAACTTCTTTTGTTACTTCCTTTTCGCCGTTCTTGCCTTCCTGCTCTACCTTCGTTTGTCCGATAAATAAAGAAGAATCCTTTTTCTTCTCGGTAGCATATGATATTTTTTCACTAACAGTCTCTTTCACCATCGCTGATACGTCAAGAAATGGTTTTTCAACGCTTAAATTTATAGTGTCTCCCGGCATCAACTCTTCAAGGTTTTTATCAGGATTTGCTTCCTCCAAGGTTCTCAAGCCAGTTCCGTAAGACCTGGAAATTGTCCAAGCTGAGTCACCTTGAGCCACTTTGTATGTCTGAATTTCTTCTGTATTTATATTCACTCTTTCAAGTGCGTCAACTTCATCAAGTATCAAATCCGCT is from Alkalibacter saccharofermentans DSM 14828 and encodes:
- a CDS encoding C40 family peptidase, with the translated sequence MNKNWMKTVDVQTWQLKDRAKALAVSGAITATIAIGVLTYQNSFSYQLYFNGQNLGYVSEQMMVEDALAEIEKQLIDQYGEDFFYEKEITFEKVRVDKSSTLEIDSLTNALQENIQVFQEAAVIMVDGEEKLILATVEEANEILEQMKKPYVESLAGSSNNIEILDIAFEQDVEVILKNVQADLILDEVDALERVNINTEEIQTYKVAQGDSAWTISRSYGTGLRTLEEANPDKNLEELMPGDTINLSVEKPFLDVSAMVKETVSEKISYATEKKKDSSLFIGQTKVEQEGKNGEKEVTKEVLYVNGVAEKSKVINEKVIAEPIAKIVLEGTKSRPVVTASRSTSASSYKSNLGSSIVATARQYLGTPYRSGGSTPAGFDCSGFTQYVFRQLGIGLPRTSGGQRSVGGFVAKSDLMPGDLVVFSGHVGIYVGNGNMIHSPRPGRRVEITSINTAYWRAKYISGRRAY
- the ppk1 gene encoding polyphosphate kinase 1; this translates as MENHNQKYDTSYTQNRELSWLRFNERVLQEASDHSVPLLERLKFASIFISNLDEFFMIRVGSLFDLSRIKKETHDNKTGDTPKEQLEKVFSAVKPLYSQKDEVFFQLEDQLRAHEIFNLKMSELTSSELKFVDTYFKKNILPLLSPQIIDSHHPFPHLWNKGLYVIGNVKYKDNSSTVGILGVPNAVPRFILMPGNSLRFVLMEKIILYYYDNVFDLYSVDNKCIISVTRNADISPEDEAFDFDEDFRSHMKQILKKRSKLAPVRLEVEGTLDKKLGNYLISRLEIKDEQIFFSKSPLILDYAFSMGETLSASAKRGLEYPPFEPQYPSSLKRRESIISQVLRKDLLLFFPYEDIEPFIQLLKESVTSKIVKSIKITLYRLASRSKIIEYLCEAAENGKDVTVLIELRARFDEKNNIEWAERLEDSGCKVIYGFEEYKVHSKICLITCMERDKISYITQIGTGNYNEKTAKLYTDLSLITSNIEIGKDAVNFFKNMSIGNLEGIYFKLMVAPSSYKCKIIDHIDEEIAKARRGENARLIFKANSLTERNIIDKLSEASIAGVKIDLIIRGICCILPGIKGKTENITVTSIVGRFLEHPRIYCFGRGKDAKIYISSADLMTRNMNRRVEISCPILDQDNKKRILHILDVMLNDNTKARLMLSDGTYTKKPRTEKKPLNSQKHFIREAMLLSIINNHNKSAPSLKSTLKKKIIKGIAKILNRF
- a CDS encoding MurR/RpiR family transcriptional regulator, with translation MKLEELVNEYRQQLNQTDLQVWQFIYNNKEKCKTMSIYEMADHCCVSRTTILRFAKKISLDGYSELKAILKMEAGDQKEEKIDEVKALLGLYKRVAEEMADKDFTSVCRLIYKAKRIIGYGSGFVQKNVVNEIKRLFVNGGDLIYILEGNAEFNLLSKKLTKDDLFIIVSLDGESQQVIKMARELKLREIPFISITRLKDNTLASLSTEKIYITPYQFNLLD
- a CDS encoding PTS sugar transporter subunit IIA, encoding MFKKILKRKDFFSPMEGELMRIDQVEDEVFSTRSMGDGFAIDFNGVDVKAPTDGEVIMAFPTGHAIGIKNDNMEYLIHIGMDTVELEGEGFELCVAQGDRIKQGDVIVKVDKEKILEKGKSLKSPIVFLTGEKIEVLSVGRYVKCMEKNIIKIK
- the thiW gene encoding energy coupling factor transporter S component ThiW translates to MNIKKLSLAGLFVALAVSLSGFFIPVGAAKCFPIQHMVNVLSGVILGPVYGVGVAFATSLIRISMGTGSLLAFPGSMIGAMMCGVLYMKSRKMTHAFLGEVVGTGLFGALASYPVAALLMGREVALFAFVIPFGVSSIAGSTISVLIIKALERTKVFQLIKM
- a CDS encoding methyltransferase family protein produces the protein MKNLKKHIISFLLPIVVCIAVPLVIIFFEISAVGDSLFNQNKAVLLLGIILLLVSCICFFIIVKFFISVSRSTIMPWNPSQRLIMTGPYAYVRNPMILSVITVLLGYSLVFASMRIFAFCFVFFIVNNLYFSLFEEPDLLKRFGKDYDHYKKNVPRWIPRAKPWNPPGNND
- a CDS encoding 6-phospho-alpha-glucosidase gives rise to the protein MKSSSITIAGGGSTFTPGIVIMLLDNLDKFPIRQIKFYDNDGDRQEVIGKACEILLKERAPQIKFSYTTDPEEAFTDIDFVMAHIRVGKYAMRELDEKIPLRYKVLGQETCGPGGIAYGMRSIGGILEIIDFMEKYSPNAWMLNYSNPAAIVAEATRRLRPDSRVLNICDMPVGIEELMARIAGLNSRKEMDVRYYGLNHFGWWNSIRDKQGNDLMPKIKEHVAKYGYTFDMGHHQHVDASWNDTFHKAKDVFALDPDTLPNTYLKYYLFQDYVVEHSDIEFSRANEVMEGREKTVFKAAQDIIDKGTAKDCNFHPDEHASYIVDLARAIAFNTKERMLLIVENEGAIENFDSTGMVEIPCLVGSEGYEKLSMGKIPQFQKGLMEQQVSVEKLVVDAWITGSYQKLWQAMTLSKTVPSASIAKKILDDLIEANKEYWPELN
- a CDS encoding alpha-glucoside-specific PTS transporter subunit IIBC, with protein sequence MKQKIQRFGAAMFVPVLLFAFAGITVGLTILFKNQDIMGPIAHPDGMWYKFWFVVEEGGWTVFRQLPLLFVVGLPIALAKKAQARACLESLVIYLTFNYFISALLQLWGPTFNVDYSLEVGGVSGLALIAGIKTLDTGMIGAIFIAAIAVYLHNKFFDTKLPDFLGIFQGSSFVVIIGFFLMIPTALLISFVWPQIQAGIASMQGFLTSTGVFGVWLYTFLERILIPTGLHHFVYGPFLFGPAVVESGIYAEWTQNLSSFATSAMSLKEMFPEGGFALHGLSKVFGCTGIALAIYSTAKPEKKKIVAGLLIPATLTAVLAGITEPLEFTFLFIAPALFALHSVLAATLAAVSYTFGVVGNFGGGLIEWLAQNWMPLFNYHSSTYIIQIIIGLIFTVIYFFSFRFAILKFDLATPGREKDTDETKLYSKADYKAKKSSSGAANSKPSQAQAFLEALGGAENIVDVTNCATRLRVSVNDGSKLLSDNYFKEAGAHGVVRNGNAIQVIVGLSVPQVRDDFESLISDRNANGLV